ACCTGCGCGTCCATATCAAACAAGATGTCTGCTCCGAGCACTAGTCCAGCAAACTCGTGGGAAAACAGGCCCGTTCGGCGAGCGGGGGATGTCCATTGTGCCAGTCCTACGCCAGGTTTGGCTGGCCCTTCTTGCTTGGACGAGTTGCGAGCCATGATCTCCTGCGCCGTGAAGTCCCGCGGAACTCCGGAGAAGTCGCGCGACCGCATCGGCGTACTTGAGGAACTACCTTCTACCCTGTTAGGAATAACCCCCGACTCGGCCCATAAGTTACCGACCAATCCGGCAGCCCCACTGGTCGGATACTCATAGGTCTCGACCAACAGTTGCATAACGTGATACATCCGTTCATTCCCCGGTCGGGTCGCCCAATCGATAGTAGGTCCAGGGTTTGCAGGTACCGGCTCGGCCGACTCCGTTTCAAGTTCACCCCAGGTTGCAGGGCCCGCAATTCCGTCCGCGGAAAGGCCATGTTCCAACTGAAAGACCTTAACAGCTCCTTCGGTCTTGTCGCCAAAAATTCCGTCCACCGGACCCGGATCATAACCGGCGGTAGACAGTAGCTGCTGTAGATCCTTTACATCCAGACCGGATGAACCGTGACTAAGAGTCGGTCTTGACATCGCTTCTTACCTTCCAATGGCACTTGAATTGTCATAGGTGAGTGTCATGAGCCCCGTCGCTCCCTCAGCAAGGTGCGCTGCGCTTTAGTTTTACCCTGCTGTAGCCCAGCGGAGCGTCGAAGGCCTTGTGTTCGAGCTCACGGGAGGAATGTTTGCCCTTCTTTTTGTGGGGCCTTTCTTTGACCAAAATCTATAGCGATGGCGGTCATGTATTCCAGCTTGGAGGGCAGAGACATCAAAATCAGCCTCCCTGATGAATTCCACTCCAGGAATGATGGCCAGCCCGACAGCGCCGGCGTGGCCCGGAATCTTTCGAGCGATTTCGGCAAGGTCGGCGGAAGTATAGGTTTGCGGAGAGATTTGCTTGGCTGTCCCGGGTCAGTCCGCCACCTCAGCTTGTCGTTGCGCCTCTTTCAGATGAGCTGGAAACCGCCTGCGGATGATCTAATGGCATAGGGTTTCGCCTGGACTATGGGACGGCTCCTGGCTGTTGCCCAGCTACGCCCAATGGGCGGCTACATGGAGTCGTCCCAGGCCGCGAGGAACACTTGATCCATGCGGTTCTCCTGGCCTAGCAACGTAGGGGTCTGCTGAAGATTCAGGATGTTCAACATGTCATCTCGCAGAGCATCGACGAGTTCCCAATAGCTAGTCTGCTGATTCGTGGCATTGATACAATCGAG
This region of Arthrobacter sp. DNA4 genomic DNA includes:
- a CDS encoding phage tail tip lysozyme yields the protein MSRPTLSHGSSGLDVKDLQQLLSTAGYDPGPVDGIFGDKTEGAVKVFQLEHGLSADGIAGPATWGELETESAEPVPANPGPTIDWATRPGNERMYHVMQLLVETYEYPTSGAAGLVGNLWAESGVIPNRVEGSSSSTPMRSRDFSGVPRDFTAQEIMARNSSKQEGPAKPGVGLAQWTSPARRTGLFSHEFAGLVLGADILFDMDAQVDYLQQELETSYSRVRDVLVAAETTVDDACDEIVYSFEVPGSILEGGRRLPRGDSRVQEVFRQRRSYAQNALKAYQKQD